The following are from one region of the Kineosporia sp. NBRC 101731 genome:
- a CDS encoding isochorismatase family cysteine hydrolase yields the protein MSELSLTPSTTAVLVIDMQNDNVLAEGAFAATGAAEHASAQNVVGNVRTVLDAARAAGAAVFHNIIVVYPGRDVGGTNAPIFNMLGPESLKRGSWGAQIVDGLGDLGDEIVLERMRMSAFNGSSLDFMLRNLGITDVVVVGVWTNMAVEHTARDAADHGYRVTVVSDATSSINADWHQAALSFALTNIVTIADTAAVTKALGN from the coding sequence ATGAGTGAGCTCTCCCTGACCCCCTCGACCACCGCCGTGCTGGTGATCGACATGCAGAACGACAACGTCCTCGCCGAAGGTGCTTTCGCGGCGACCGGGGCGGCCGAGCACGCGAGCGCGCAGAACGTCGTGGGTAACGTGCGCACCGTCCTGGATGCCGCCCGGGCCGCCGGAGCGGCCGTCTTCCACAACATCATCGTGGTCTACCCCGGCCGCGACGTGGGTGGCACGAACGCCCCGATCTTCAACATGCTCGGCCCCGAGTCGCTCAAGCGTGGTTCCTGGGGTGCGCAGATCGTCGACGGCCTGGGCGATCTGGGCGACGAGATCGTGCTCGAGCGGATGCGGATGAGCGCCTTCAACGGCAGCAGCCTCGACTTCATGCTGCGTAACCTCGGTATCACCGATGTGGTCGTGGTCGGCGTCTGGACCAACATGGCGGTGGAGCACACCGCTCGCGACGCGGCCGACCACGGTTACCGGGTCACCGTCGTCAGTGACGCCACCTCCAGCATCAACGCCGACTGGCACCAGGCGGCCCTGAGCTTCGCCCTCACCAACATCGTCACCATTGCCGACACCGCTGCGGTGACCAAGGCCCTGGGGAACTGA
- a CDS encoding NADPH:quinone reductase, translating to MFAAWYDRPGPAHEVLQVGKLPDPHPGAGEVRVRLSYSGINPGDTKKRSDWMGFGLPFPRIIPHSDGAGVVDEIGRDVDPHLVGQRVWVFGAQSYRALGTAAQYTVIPADRVVPLPDAVDSRLGACLGIPGITAHRAVFADGPVRGRTVVVQGVLGAVGSLAAQLAHRAGAEVIGTVRRTSDLEAVRTVGNSPWLAHCIALDQDPVAELRRVAPRGADRIIEVDLGGNAGVDAALAAPGAVVAAYATGPGTTEIPFWPMLFGNLTLRFLGSDDFPAAERRRAVDDLSAATAEGALRIPIAEPLPLERIAEAHDRVDAGSRSRVLLTFDQPS from the coding sequence ATGTTCGCCGCCTGGTACGACCGGCCCGGTCCGGCCCACGAGGTACTGCAGGTCGGGAAACTGCCCGACCCCCATCCGGGTGCGGGCGAGGTGCGGGTGCGCCTGAGCTATTCCGGCATCAATCCGGGTGACACCAAGAAGCGCTCGGACTGGATGGGGTTCGGCCTGCCGTTTCCTCGCATCATCCCGCACAGTGACGGGGCGGGTGTCGTGGACGAGATCGGTCGCGACGTGGATCCGCATCTGGTGGGGCAGCGGGTATGGGTCTTCGGGGCTCAGTCCTACCGGGCTCTGGGGACGGCTGCGCAATACACCGTGATCCCGGCCGATCGGGTCGTACCTCTGCCCGATGCAGTGGACAGCCGGCTCGGTGCCTGCCTCGGTATTCCCGGAATCACCGCCCACCGAGCCGTCTTCGCCGACGGGCCCGTCCGCGGTCGCACCGTCGTGGTGCAGGGCGTGCTCGGCGCGGTGGGGTCGCTCGCCGCACAGCTGGCACACCGGGCCGGGGCCGAGGTGATCGGCACGGTGCGCCGCACCAGCGACCTGGAGGCGGTGCGGACGGTGGGCAACAGTCCCTGGCTGGCGCACTGCATCGCACTGGATCAGGACCCGGTCGCCGAACTGCGCCGGGTCGCACCCCGCGGGGCGGACCGGATCATCGAGGTGGACCTGGGTGGCAACGCCGGTGTCGACGCTGCCCTGGCTGCACCGGGAGCAGTGGTGGCTGCGTACGCCACCGGGCCGGGCACCACCGAAATTCCCTTTTGGCCGATGCTCTTCGGCAACCTCACCCTCCGGTTCCTGGGCAGCGACGACTTTCCCGCAGCCGAACGCCGCCGGGCGGTGGATGATCTGAGCGCCGCGACCGCCGAGGGAGCTCTGCGCATACCGATCGCCGAACCGCTGCCCCTGGAACGGATTGCCGAGGCCCACGACCGGGTCGACGCCGGATCACGTTCGCGCGTGCTGCTCACGTTCGATCAGCCGTCCTGA
- a CDS encoding FAD-dependent monooxygenase: MSHIGAMRPTTPAGLRNVAVVGGGPGGLFVAALLKTALPHLRLTLFERNRREDAFGFGVVFSDATLRSLDDADPVLRRALQEHGTHWDRIDVLSSGRRHSFSGNGMAAVHRRALLELLQQQAEQAGVEMLFGVTAPPLAQLRAGYDLVIGADGTNSATRASMEAEGTLGHTVETAAAKFIWFGTPHRFEGLTFLHRVSPHGNFAVHAYPISDELSTFIAETDADAWRAAGLDAFDVSQPSGPSDLVSQAYLETLFADDLVGRPLVANNSRWGNFRTRRTEQWWRDNVVLLGDAVHTAHFSVGSGTKMAMEDAVELARRITALAHGEGDLATALDGYQRQRQAGVARIQTAARPSLSWWENFGLYQQTLDPLTFAFHFFSRSIGIERIARRDPAFVSQVRGRWQDAHGARATRAVLPGLGPSPLERTVTLESVGEFTATLRDSRGERADVPVLNSPGEEKDLSSAKARLPRCGAVVIVGEPTLARTLLAEEARLRRGLITVVAGPDVNEEEVAETMILSGRADAVATGTTRIGAR, from the coding sequence ATGAGCCATATCGGGGCAATGAGGCCCACGACACCGGCAGGGTTACGCAACGTTGCAGTCGTCGGCGGAGGGCCCGGCGGGCTCTTCGTCGCGGCCTTGCTGAAGACCGCCCTCCCTCACCTCCGGCTGACTCTCTTCGAGCGCAATCGGCGTGAAGACGCCTTCGGCTTCGGTGTCGTGTTCTCCGACGCGACCCTGCGCTCCCTCGACGACGCCGATCCCGTCCTGCGTCGCGCCCTGCAGGAGCACGGCACCCACTGGGACCGGATCGATGTGCTCAGTTCCGGCCGTCGTCACAGCTTCAGCGGTAACGGGATGGCCGCCGTTCACCGCCGGGCGCTGCTGGAACTGTTGCAGCAGCAGGCCGAACAGGCCGGGGTGGAGATGCTGTTCGGCGTCACCGCACCACCTCTGGCGCAACTGCGCGCCGGCTACGACCTGGTGATCGGGGCGGACGGAACGAACTCGGCGACCAGGGCGAGCATGGAGGCCGAGGGCACGCTCGGCCACACGGTGGAGACCGCCGCGGCCAAGTTCATCTGGTTCGGCACTCCGCACCGGTTCGAGGGTCTGACCTTCCTGCACCGGGTGAGCCCGCACGGCAACTTCGCCGTGCACGCCTATCCGATCAGCGATGAGCTCAGCACCTTCATCGCCGAGACCGACGCCGACGCCTGGCGGGCGGCCGGCCTGGACGCCTTCGACGTCTCCCAGCCCTCCGGCCCGTCCGACCTGGTGTCACAGGCCTACCTCGAAACCCTTTTCGCCGACGACCTCGTGGGCAGACCGCTGGTTGCCAACAACTCCCGCTGGGGAAATTTCCGGACCCGGCGCACCGAGCAGTGGTGGCGCGACAACGTCGTCCTGCTGGGAGACGCGGTACACACCGCGCACTTCTCCGTCGGGTCCGGAACCAAGATGGCGATGGAAGACGCGGTCGAACTGGCCCGGCGCATCACCGCTCTCGCCCATGGAGAAGGCGATCTGGCCACGGCACTCGATGGCTATCAGCGACAGCGTCAGGCCGGCGTGGCCCGTATCCAGACGGCTGCCCGCCCGAGCCTTTCGTGGTGGGAGAACTTCGGTCTCTACCAGCAGACGCTGGACCCGCTGACCTTCGCCTTCCACTTCTTCTCCCGCAGCATCGGGATCGAGCGCATCGCCCGGCGGGACCCGGCTTTCGTCAGCCAGGTACGCGGTCGTTGGCAAGATGCCCACGGCGCCAGGGCCACCCGAGCCGTCCTGCCGGGCCTGGGCCCGTCACCGCTCGAGCGGACGGTCACGCTCGAGAGCGTTGGCGAATTCACCGCCACCCTCAGGGACTCCCGAGGAGAACGGGCCGACGTACCGGTGCTGAACTCTCCTGGTGAGGAGAAAGACCTCTCCTCGGCCAAAGCCCGGCTCCCCCGCTGCGGTGCCGTGGTGATCGTGGGCGAGCCGACACTGGCACGCACCCTCCTGGCCGAGGAAGCCCGTCTGCGGCGTGGGCTGATCACGGTGGTCGCCGGGCCGGACGTGAACGAGGAGGAGGTCGCCGAGACCATGATTCTTTCCGGCCGCGCCGACGCCGTAGCCACCGGGACCACCCGGATCGGTGCCCGATGA
- a CDS encoding acetate--CoA ligase family protein translates to MTTTAPDVSPALAAHTLRPLFAPRAVAVVGASSDPAKLGGVMAAVLATSDLEVAPVNPRSQEMFPSLQAAVAGTSQPLDLAVVCVPAPACPDVLRECGRAGVAAALVCAGGFAETGGEGTAHQQSLLAAAADTGVRLLGPNTSGFFVPGAGPLASFVPGVSSLRAGNVAIVASSGGLNHALAFALERQGTGISLGVGIGAGLDVAAPEVLDYLTHDAATTAVLLHLEAVSDGPGLLAAVRRLAAIKPVVALVVGRNDIAAFAQSHTGALATSWRTTRALLSQAGAVVVDDADELVVAGSVLAQARLVPHPGAGIGLVTAQAGPGLLITDALHTGEVSVPKLSPHTRERLAGLLPAMTFQANPVDTGRPGPAHPVVVKTVSDDPGIQAVGVYALTEPVVDLVASALPVIEGGSRVVLGIDGPSAEIEMVRQRARAVGVPIVTGPRALAVALTALSTDARQQYLLSRPGPGPGRVGTSGSVLLGALSEAQTKALLGDLGVPVPRHRVCRSAGQVADALSELGGAVVVKVSSPGILHKSDIGGVRLGIREQRDAIEAYAALAPLSDGEVLVEVMAAPGLDLILGARRDPVFGPVVVVGIGGTATEVFQDVAVASYPAAAPVLEALPARLQAGRALRGFRGGPPVDPRRLAEILTVLGDLLLAHPEVEEVEINPLRATGADLVALDAVLISTHPRP, encoded by the coding sequence ATGACCACCACTGCCCCGGACGTGTCACCGGCCCTGGCCGCGCACACCTTGCGTCCGCTCTTCGCCCCGCGTGCGGTGGCCGTGGTGGGCGCATCCAGCGACCCGGCCAAACTCGGCGGCGTCATGGCGGCCGTGCTGGCCACCTCCGATCTGGAGGTCGCACCGGTCAATCCCCGCTCGCAGGAGATGTTCCCGTCCCTCCAGGCGGCGGTTGCGGGCACCTCGCAACCGCTCGATCTGGCGGTGGTCTGTGTGCCGGCCCCGGCCTGCCCCGACGTCCTGCGCGAGTGTGGCCGGGCCGGAGTCGCAGCCGCCCTGGTCTGTGCCGGAGGCTTCGCGGAGACCGGCGGCGAGGGAACGGCGCATCAGCAAAGCCTGTTGGCCGCCGCTGCCGACACCGGGGTACGCCTGCTCGGTCCCAACACCTCCGGTTTCTTCGTCCCCGGCGCCGGGCCACTGGCCAGTTTCGTTCCGGGAGTCAGCAGCCTGCGGGCCGGCAACGTGGCGATCGTGGCCTCCAGCGGCGGCCTGAACCACGCTCTGGCCTTTGCGCTGGAACGTCAGGGCACGGGTATCAGCCTGGGGGTAGGCATCGGCGCCGGACTCGACGTCGCGGCCCCGGAGGTACTCGACTATCTCACCCACGACGCCGCGACCACAGCCGTCCTGCTGCACCTGGAGGCTGTCTCCGACGGCCCCGGCCTGCTGGCCGCTGTTCGCCGGCTCGCGGCGATCAAGCCGGTGGTGGCGCTGGTGGTCGGCCGCAACGACATCGCTGCTTTCGCGCAGTCACACACCGGGGCGCTGGCCACCTCCTGGCGCACCACCCGGGCCCTGTTGTCCCAGGCCGGCGCGGTGGTGGTGGACGACGCGGACGAACTGGTCGTGGCCGGAAGCGTTCTGGCGCAGGCCCGACTCGTCCCTCATCCCGGTGCCGGTATCGGCCTGGTGACGGCCCAGGCGGGCCCGGGTCTGCTGATCACCGACGCCCTTCACACCGGCGAGGTCTCGGTCCCGAAGCTGTCACCGCACACCCGCGAGCGACTCGCCGGGCTCCTGCCCGCGATGACATTCCAGGCCAACCCCGTCGACACCGGGCGGCCCGGTCCGGCTCACCCCGTGGTGGTGAAGACCGTCAGCGACGACCCCGGCATTCAGGCCGTGGGCGTGTACGCGCTCACCGAACCGGTCGTCGACCTGGTGGCCTCGGCCCTGCCCGTGATAGAGGGAGGCAGCCGGGTGGTCCTGGGGATCGATGGGCCCTCTGCAGAGATCGAGATGGTGCGGCAGCGGGCCCGAGCGGTAGGGGTGCCGATCGTGACCGGGCCCCGGGCCCTGGCCGTCGCTCTCACCGCGCTCAGCACCGACGCCCGTCAGCAGTACCTGCTGAGCCGGCCCGGGCCCGGGCCGGGTCGCGTGGGTACCAGCGGGTCCGTACTCCTGGGAGCGCTGTCGGAGGCGCAGACCAAGGCGCTGCTGGGCGATCTCGGTGTGCCGGTCCCCCGGCACCGGGTGTGCCGGTCGGCCGGGCAGGTCGCCGACGCGCTGTCCGAACTCGGTGGAGCGGTGGTGGTGAAGGTCAGCAGCCCCGGCATCCTGCACAAGAGTGACATCGGCGGGGTGCGCCTGGGAATCCGCGAACAGAGGGACGCGATCGAGGCCTACGCGGCGCTGGCGCCGCTGAGTGATGGTGAGGTGCTGGTCGAGGTCATGGCTGCTCCCGGCCTGGACCTGATCCTCGGGGCCCGCCGCGACCCGGTGTTCGGGCCGGTCGTGGTTGTCGGCATCGGTGGCACCGCCACGGAGGTGTTCCAGGACGTGGCCGTCGCCTCCTATCCCGCCGCCGCACCGGTGCTGGAGGCACTTCCCGCCCGGCTGCAGGCCGGCCGGGCGCTGCGGGGGTTCCGGGGCGGGCCACCGGTCGATCCCCGCCGACTCGCCGAGATCCTCACCGTGCTGGGCGATCTCCTACTGGCACACCCCGAGGTCGAGGAGGTCGAGATCAACCCGCTGCGTGCGACCGGAGCCGATCTGGTGGCCCTGGACGCCGTACTGATCAGCACGCACCCCCGGCCTTGA
- a CDS encoding AMP-binding protein, translating into MSKPTALGTVPWPADVAARFRRLGWWTDDSVGALIWRTADARPGQVAVVDGEVRMTYSELTRRADAAAERLLSLGLRADDRVLVQLPNSWQFVALTLAMMRSGIIPVMALPAHRRHELGHLARLSQCRAIAVPDQLRGFDHQSLAHELAAELDDLEFVLVLGTTAQGSLDLNDVLEPPTDPAAARARIDALAPHPDSPACFLISGGTTGLPKLIPRTHNDYVCNVRATAQALALTAQDVYLGTLPSSHNFPLACPGILGTLLVGGRVVMLPSPEPGRAFATIAREGVTVAAAVPAVAQRWIEHQNQAQGEDLVSLRVLQVGGSRLPDEYARRVRPVLGCTLQQVFGMAEGLINTTRLDDPDEVICSTQGRPVHPGDEVRVLDATGTDVPDGVPGSLYTRGPYTPRGYYDAPEHNARSFLTGGWYGSGDIVIRRPDGNLEVHGRDKDMINRGGEKISAEEIEGLCYQHPDAEMVAAVAMPDHSLGERLCLYVVTRPGGRMTLDDVREHLIAAGVAAFKLPDRLEVIESLPMTKVGKIDKKALRQDIADRLHSLPH; encoded by the coding sequence ATGAGCAAGCCGACCGCACTCGGGACTGTCCCCTGGCCGGCCGACGTCGCGGCGCGGTTCCGCCGTCTGGGCTGGTGGACCGACGACAGCGTCGGAGCGCTGATCTGGCGCACCGCAGACGCTCGCCCCGGGCAGGTGGCCGTCGTGGACGGCGAGGTCCGCATGACCTACTCCGAACTGACACGGCGCGCCGATGCGGCGGCGGAGCGGTTACTCTCCCTGGGCCTGCGGGCCGACGACCGGGTGCTGGTGCAGCTGCCGAACAGCTGGCAGTTCGTGGCGCTGACCCTGGCCATGATGCGCAGCGGCATCATCCCGGTGATGGCACTGCCGGCCCACCGTCGCCACGAACTGGGCCATCTGGCCCGGCTGTCCCAGTGCCGGGCGATCGCCGTTCCCGACCAGTTACGCGGTTTCGACCACCAGTCGCTGGCCCACGAACTGGCGGCAGAACTCGACGATCTGGAGTTCGTCCTGGTGCTGGGCACGACGGCGCAGGGGTCACTGGACCTGAACGATGTGCTCGAGCCGCCTACCGACCCCGCCGCGGCCCGGGCGCGGATCGATGCGCTGGCACCGCATCCTGACTCCCCCGCCTGCTTCCTGATCTCCGGCGGAACCACCGGTCTGCCGAAACTGATCCCCCGCACCCACAACGACTACGTGTGCAACGTACGGGCCACCGCGCAGGCGCTGGCCCTGACCGCTCAGGACGTCTATCTGGGCACGCTGCCCAGCAGCCACAACTTTCCTCTGGCTTGCCCCGGAATCCTCGGCACCCTCCTGGTGGGCGGACGGGTGGTGATGCTGCCCAGCCCGGAACCCGGGCGCGCGTTCGCCACGATCGCCCGGGAGGGCGTCACCGTCGCCGCGGCTGTCCCGGCCGTCGCCCAACGCTGGATCGAACACCAGAATCAAGCCCAGGGCGAAGATCTGGTCTCCCTGCGCGTCCTCCAGGTCGGCGGTTCACGGCTGCCGGACGAGTATGCCCGGCGGGTCCGCCCGGTCCTGGGCTGCACCCTGCAGCAGGTCTTCGGCATGGCCGAAGGGCTGATCAACACCACCCGGCTGGACGACCCGGACGAGGTCATCTGCTCCACCCAGGGCCGCCCGGTGCACCCGGGCGACGAGGTCCGCGTCCTGGACGCCACCGGCACCGACGTGCCCGACGGTGTCCCCGGATCGCTCTACACCCGCGGTCCCTACACCCCCCGCGGGTACTACGACGCGCCCGAACACAACGCCCGTTCCTTCCTGACCGGCGGCTGGTACGGCAGTGGGGACATCGTCATCCGCCGTCCGGACGGCAATCTCGAGGTCCACGGTCGTGACAAGGACATGATCAACCGCGGCGGCGAGAAGATCAGCGCCGAGGAGATCGAGGGCCTGTGCTATCAGCACCCCGACGCGGAGATGGTGGCCGCCGTAGCCATGCCCGACCACTCCCTCGGCGAGCGCCTGTGTCTGTACGTCGTGACCAGACCGGGTGGCCGAATGACCCTGGACGATGTGCGCGAGCACCTGATCGCGGCCGGAGTGGCCGCTTTCAAGCTTCCGGACCGGCTCGAGGTGATCGAGTCCCTGCCCATGACCAAGGTCGGCAAGATCGACAAGAAGGCCCTGCGTCAGGACATCGCCGACCGCCTGCATTCCCTGCCCCACTGA
- a CDS encoding cupin domain-containing protein: MSTHATDPDLVAGAAVPPAPTPEEERQIAQLYEDFGQVNLIPLWTQIGELMPMTPQPQAVPHVWRWKTLLPLAARAGDLIPVGRGGERRAIALANPGLGGRPYATPTLWAAIQYLGGQETAPEHRHSQNAFRFVVEGEGVWTVVNGDPVAMRRGDFLLTPGWNFHGHHNETDRPMAWIDGLDIPFVHYTDTSFFEFGSDRVTDESTPSVSRSEKLWCHPGLRPLTGLRDTISSPIGAYRWEHTEAALEDQLELERAGHPATVEQGHAAVRYVNPTNGRDVLPTIRAEFHRLRPGARTPTRREVGSSVFQVFDGAGALTVDGDRHLVEKGDMIVVPSWSALALSTDDGLDLFRFGDQPIVESLGLSRIHQEDPRS; encoded by the coding sequence GTGAGTACTCATGCCACCGATCCGGACCTGGTGGCCGGCGCTGCTGTCCCCCCGGCGCCGACGCCGGAGGAGGAACGCCAGATTGCCCAGCTGTACGAGGATTTCGGCCAGGTGAACCTGATCCCGTTGTGGACCCAGATCGGCGAGCTGATGCCGATGACGCCGCAGCCGCAGGCCGTGCCCCACGTATGGCGCTGGAAGACCCTGCTGCCCCTGGCGGCCCGGGCCGGTGACCTGATCCCGGTCGGGCGCGGCGGGGAGCGCCGGGCCATCGCCCTGGCGAATCCGGGACTCGGCGGCCGGCCCTACGCTACCCCGACCTTGTGGGCAGCGATCCAGTACCTCGGCGGTCAGGAAACGGCACCGGAGCACCGGCACTCGCAGAACGCCTTCCGCTTCGTGGTGGAGGGCGAAGGCGTGTGGACCGTGGTCAACGGTGATCCCGTGGCGATGCGCCGAGGCGACTTCCTGCTCACCCCGGGCTGGAACTTCCACGGCCACCACAACGAGACCGACCGGCCGATGGCCTGGATCGACGGTCTGGACATCCCGTTCGTTCACTACACCGACACCAGCTTCTTCGAGTTCGGCAGCGACCGGGTCACCGATGAGTCCACCCCGTCGGTGTCTCGTTCCGAAAAGCTTTGGTGTCATCCAGGCCTGCGGCCGCTGACCGGGCTCCGGGACACGATCTCGTCGCCGATCGGCGCCTACCGATGGGAGCACACCGAGGCCGCCCTGGAGGACCAGCTGGAACTGGAGAGGGCCGGGCACCCGGCCACGGTCGAGCAGGGTCACGCCGCCGTGCGGTACGTCAACCCGACCAACGGCCGCGATGTCCTGCCCACGATCCGCGCCGAGTTCCACCGGTTACGCCCGGGGGCGCGAACGCCCACGCGCCGCGAGGTCGGTTCCAGCGTGTTCCAGGTCTTCGACGGCGCCGGCGCACTCACCGTCGACGGTGATCGGCACCTCGTGGAGAAGGGCGACATGATCGTCGTCCCCTCCTGGAGCGCTCTGGCTCTGAGTACCGATGACGGCCTGGACCTGTTCCGCTTCGGCGACCAGCCGATCGTCGAATCACTCGGTCTGTCAAGGATTCACCAGGAGGACCCCCGGTCATGA
- a CDS encoding fumarylacetoacetate hydrolase family protein, whose protein sequence is MKLATIRTPDGTRAVRVEDARAVEIGVADVGTLLARPDWRQLAETASGPEHTWDAADTAPVVPGPGKIFCVGLNYRTHILEMGRDLPRYPTLFAKFTETLTGPGDDIELPIEDPQIDWEAELAVVIGHSVRRADEKAAARAIAGYTLANDVSMRGYQFRTKEWLQGKIWESSTPVGPMLVTPDEWQPGGIIRTTLNGEKMQEASTADLVHDPVFLVQYISAMLTLNPGDLILTGTPGGVGHARNPARYITSGDVVEVSVDGLGELRNRFVVSPSTSGPGA, encoded by the coding sequence ATGAAGCTGGCCACGATACGCACCCCCGACGGCACCCGCGCCGTACGTGTGGAGGATGCCCGGGCCGTGGAGATCGGCGTCGCGGATGTCGGCACCCTGCTGGCCCGACCCGACTGGCGGCAGCTCGCCGAGACTGCCTCCGGCCCCGAGCACACCTGGGACGCAGCCGATACGGCCCCGGTCGTCCCCGGGCCCGGCAAGATCTTCTGCGTCGGCCTGAACTACCGCACCCACATCCTGGAAATGGGACGGGACCTCCCCCGGTACCCGACGCTCTTCGCCAAGTTCACCGAAACTCTCACCGGCCCGGGCGATGACATCGAACTCCCGATCGAGGACCCGCAGATCGACTGGGAGGCGGAACTGGCCGTCGTCATCGGGCACAGCGTCCGCCGGGCGGACGAGAAGGCTGCGGCCCGGGCGATCGCCGGGTACACCCTGGCCAACGACGTCTCGATGCGCGGCTACCAGTTCCGCACCAAGGAATGGCTGCAGGGCAAGATCTGGGAGAGCTCCACCCCGGTGGGCCCGATGCTCGTCACCCCGGACGAGTGGCAGCCGGGTGGCATCATCCGGACCACGCTGAACGGGGAGAAGATGCAGGAGGCCTCCACGGCTGACCTGGTCCACGATCCCGTTTTCCTGGTGCAGTACATCTCCGCCATGCTCACCCTGAACCCCGGGGATCTGATCCTGACCGGCACCCCGGGTGGGGTCGGGCACGCCCGGAATCCGGCGCGTTACATCACCTCGGGCGACGTCGTCGAGGTCTCGGTCGACGGGCTGGGCGAGTTGCGTAACCGGTTCGTCGTGTCACCGTCCACATCCGGTCCCGGTGCCTGA
- a CDS encoding maleylpyruvate isomerase family mycothiol-dependent enzyme produces the protein MVNDLGLVRLGTAFFRRALDQLDDAELDAPSLLSGWSRRHLVAHVGYNARAVARLVSWADTGAENPMYASPRARAEEIDFGATLAPAALRHLIEHSAIDLDVRWRDLPANRWSFVVRTAQGRQVPVAQTLWMRTREVWLHAVDLRSGAQVEQVPVPVLRRLVGDVHAAWTTRGTGTGLVLQTTDGPVPAAWGAADPGRPDSLDTVTVTGSTPDLAAWATGRMDPARWEKYLDWSGGAPRPAPHWI, from the coding sequence ATGGTGAACGATCTGGGCCTCGTGCGGCTGGGAACAGCCTTCTTCCGCCGCGCGCTGGATCAGCTCGACGACGCGGAACTCGACGCACCGTCGCTGCTGTCGGGCTGGTCGCGCCGCCACCTGGTCGCCCACGTCGGATACAACGCCCGTGCCGTTGCCCGGCTGGTGTCCTGGGCGGACACCGGCGCCGAGAATCCCATGTACGCCTCGCCCCGGGCCCGTGCCGAGGAGATCGACTTCGGCGCCACTCTCGCCCCTGCAGCACTGCGGCACCTGATCGAGCACTCGGCCATCGATCTGGACGTGCGCTGGCGTGACCTGCCCGCGAATCGCTGGTCATTCGTCGTGCGTACGGCCCAGGGCCGGCAGGTGCCGGTCGCCCAGACCCTGTGGATGCGCACCCGTGAGGTATGGCTGCATGCGGTGGACCTGCGATCAGGAGCACAGGTCGAGCAGGTCCCGGTACCGGTGCTCCGTCGCCTCGTCGGCGACGTGCACGCGGCCTGGACGACGCGAGGCACCGGCACCGGCCTCGTCCTGCAGACCACCGACGGACCGGTGCCGGCAGCGTGGGGAGCAGCAGATCCCGGCAGGCCCGACAGTCTCGACACAGTCACGGTCACCGGGTCGACCCCGGACCTGGCGGCCTGGGCCACCGGGCGGATGGACCCCGCTCGGTGGGAGAAGTACCTGGACTGGTCCGGAGGCGCACCGCGACCTGCACCGCACTGGATCTGA
- a CDS encoding PaaX family transcriptional regulator C-terminal domain-containing protein, giving the protein MTSVADLKPRSLILDLFGEYLRFTSTGTRLSHLTTLLETFEVAPATVRVTISRLRREGWFVNERSGRETRYQLTDGMRRLLEEGRQRIFAPPPTTWPGEWTMVTYQLTEAERHERDQLKKDLAWHGFGPLSTSTWLAPGDRRPIARELLQNVGAERAEILRCLSDGLDHDRSLAARCWDLTSLALEYADFNARHEPLIRRASGLKGSQALVARTLLISHYRHFPFRDPQLPPPLKPDGWPGDDAYQIFRTAHRALGPAARDFVSEVVGEQVTDAEAAFEQVPASRP; this is encoded by the coding sequence ATGACGTCCGTCGCAGATCTCAAGCCCCGCAGCCTCATTCTCGATCTCTTCGGCGAATACTTGCGTTTCACCAGCACGGGCACCCGTCTGAGCCACCTGACCACGCTGCTGGAGACCTTCGAGGTGGCACCTGCGACCGTACGGGTCACCATCTCCCGGCTCCGGCGGGAGGGTTGGTTCGTGAACGAACGATCCGGCCGAGAGACCCGGTACCAGCTGACCGACGGGATGCGCCGCCTCCTGGAAGAAGGCAGGCAGCGGATCTTCGCGCCACCCCCGACCACCTGGCCGGGCGAATGGACGATGGTCACGTACCAGCTCACCGAGGCCGAGCGGCACGAGCGCGACCAGCTCAAGAAAGACCTGGCCTGGCACGGCTTCGGGCCACTGAGCACGTCCACCTGGCTGGCTCCGGGCGACCGTCGCCCGATCGCCCGGGAACTGCTGCAGAATGTCGGTGCGGAACGTGCCGAGATCCTGCGTTGCCTGTCCGACGGGCTGGATCACGACCGGTCCCTGGCCGCACGCTGCTGGGACCTCACGTCCCTGGCCCTCGAGTATGCGGACTTCAACGCTCGACACGAGCCGCTCATCCGCCGGGCTTCCGGCCTCAAGGGCTCGCAGGCACTCGTGGCCCGCACCTTACTGATCTCGCACTACCGGCATTTTCCTTTCCGCGACCCCCAACTGCCGCCGCCGCTGAAGCCTGACGGATGGCCCGGTGATGACGCGTACCAGATCTTCCGCACCGCACACCGGGCGCTCGGGCCCGCAGCCCGGGACTTCGTCAGCGAGGTCGTCGGTGAACAGGTGACCGACGCAGAAGCAGCTTTCGAACAGGTGCCCGCTTCCCGGCCCTGA